A part of Paenibacillus donghaensis genomic DNA contains:
- a CDS encoding phage major capsid protein, with the protein MNKKKLQKLLAKLEAKKAGLVSRSATVEAVAELRSINTELEGLNGEITELRGIVESMPDEEEEPPAGGATPPEQRGAQPPVGNAAMTQFLKSFGIGGQSQERSEEPADPYGTVEYRNAFMIYAKTGEIKPELRANATTTTADVSAVIPTTILNEIIKKVTVYGQVFSRVRKLNIKGGVEVPILALKPVATWIGEAAVSDKQKVQANTKLTFTYFGLECKVAISLLADTVTLAGFETVITDLIVEAMVKAIDMSVIKGTGIGQPKGITVDDRVPAGQIVTMTPTEFASWESWKKKVTSKLPLAYKAGATWLMASGTFEGYIDGMVDDNGQPIGRVNYGIADGPQERFAGKEVIQVEDDVIAPYESAAAGDVVAILLNLKNFGWNSNMQMTMFRYFDHDTNEWVDKAILIADGKLIDPNGVVIVKKGTAS; encoded by the coding sequence ATGAATAAAAAGAAATTGCAGAAGCTGCTGGCGAAATTGGAAGCAAAGAAAGCGGGGTTAGTATCCCGTTCCGCGACTGTGGAGGCCGTAGCAGAACTGCGCAGTATCAACACCGAACTGGAGGGGTTGAACGGCGAAATCACAGAATTGCGTGGCATCGTCGAATCTATGCCAGATGAAGAAGAGGAACCGCCTGCCGGTGGCGCTACACCACCAGAACAACGGGGTGCACAACCACCTGTCGGAAATGCGGCGATGACTCAGTTTTTGAAGTCTTTCGGCATCGGAGGGCAATCGCAAGAACGTTCCGAGGAACCGGCTGACCCATACGGCACAGTTGAATACCGGAATGCTTTTATGATCTATGCCAAAACGGGTGAGATCAAACCGGAGCTTCGGGCTAATGCGACAACAACCACGGCAGACGTATCTGCGGTTATCCCGACAACCATCTTGAATGAGATTATCAAGAAGGTCACCGTTTATGGGCAAGTATTCAGTCGTGTTCGGAAGCTCAATATCAAGGGTGGGGTAGAGGTTCCCATTCTGGCGCTGAAGCCGGTGGCTACATGGATCGGGGAGGCGGCAGTTTCTGACAAACAAAAAGTTCAAGCTAATACAAAGCTGACCTTTACCTATTTCGGTCTGGAATGCAAAGTGGCCATTTCTCTCCTGGCTGACACGGTGACGCTTGCTGGATTTGAAACGGTAATCACGGATCTAATCGTGGAAGCTATGGTCAAAGCCATTGATATGTCTGTCATCAAAGGTACTGGGATCGGACAACCAAAAGGTATCACCGTTGACGATCGTGTGCCAGCTGGACAAATCGTAACAATGACACCAACTGAATTTGCTTCTTGGGAGAGTTGGAAAAAGAAAGTCACCTCAAAACTTCCCCTTGCTTATAAAGCAGGAGCAACTTGGTTGATGGCTTCCGGTACGTTCGAGGGATACATTGACGGCATGGTTGATGATAACGGCCAGCCTATCGGTCGGGTAAACTACGGTATTGCAGACGGACCACAGGAAAGGTTCGCGGGAAAGGAAGTTATTCAAGTTGAGGACGATGTGATTGCACCTTATGAGTCGGCGGCGGCGGGAGATGTTGTCGCGATTTTGCTCAACCTGAAAAACTTCGGTTGGAACTCCAACATGCAAATGACAATGTTTCGTTACTTTGACCACGATACGAATGAATGGGTGGACAAGGCTATCCTGATCGCGGATGGTAAGCTAATCGACCCTAACGGTGTGGTCATTGTCAAGAAGGGTACAGCATCCTAA
- a CDS encoding phage head closure protein, whose protein sequence is MRMDSELYLLKSGTTGKDVNGDPIITILRRRILGEKQSVRQSEFYQAAAAKLNPELVFVIWTIEYASETKLEYNGLTYSIIRTFNKNGKETELVCTSRFNGGGSSG, encoded by the coding sequence ATGAGGATGGACAGTGAGTTGTATTTGCTGAAGAGCGGGACGACAGGCAAGGATGTCAATGGCGATCCGATCATCACGATACTACGGCGGCGCATATTGGGCGAGAAGCAGTCTGTAAGGCAATCCGAGTTCTATCAAGCTGCTGCTGCAAAGCTTAACCCGGAGCTGGTGTTTGTTATCTGGACTATTGAATACGCAAGCGAAACCAAGCTCGAATATAACGGACTGACCTATTCCATCATTCGGACGTTTAACAAAAATGGCAAGGAGACGGAGCTTGTCTGCACTAGCCGGTTCAATGGAGGTGGTTCTAGTGGTTAG
- a CDS encoding HK97-gp10 family putative phage morphogenesis protein, with protein MVSLQLEGMDEIRRMLEGLAEKKGKAENKALRAGALVIKDAAELRAPRSRSQKEHLADNIVVTNVRTDAGAKYILVGPQRGDNNKFFYGKFQEFGTSKMAARPFMGPAAVEGAPQMVTAMAEAVRREMR; from the coding sequence GTGGTTAGCTTGCAACTGGAAGGTATGGATGAGATCCGCCGCATGCTGGAGGGACTTGCTGAGAAGAAGGGCAAGGCCGAGAACAAGGCCTTGCGAGCGGGTGCCTTGGTGATCAAGGACGCTGCCGAGTTGCGTGCTCCCCGAAGCCGCAGCCAAAAGGAGCATCTGGCGGATAACATCGTGGTCACTAATGTGCGAACCGATGCTGGAGCCAAGTATATCCTGGTTGGTCCGCAGCGGGGCGACAATAACAAATTTTTTTACGGGAAGTTCCAAGAATTTGGCACATCGAAGATGGCAGCTCGCCCCTTCATGGGTCCGGCTGCTGTTGAGGGTGCTCCTCAGATGGTTACAGCCATGGCCGAAGCCGTACGGAGGGAGATGCGATGA
- the gp17 gene encoding tail completion protein gp17, protein MIDLIPEVVSALRGRPELIDLLGGDYIWRHFVPEDYAEQFPRITFFEMINNDNRYAEDAADSSEIHFQVDVWHKAATAALGTEVDIAMKASGFARYSGADLFEEDTKIYHKALRYRTVRRYEED, encoded by the coding sequence ATGATTGATCTGATCCCCGAGGTCGTATCTGCCTTGCGTGGCAGACCGGAGCTGATTGATCTGCTGGGTGGGGATTATATCTGGCGGCATTTCGTACCTGAAGATTATGCTGAACAGTTTCCGCGAATTACATTCTTTGAAATGATTAACAACGACAATCGTTATGCCGAAGATGCTGCAGATTCCAGTGAGATTCACTTTCAGGTTGACGTTTGGCATAAGGCGGCTACCGCAGCGCTGGGCACTGAAGTAGATATTGCCATGAAGGCATCTGGCTTCGCTCGCTATTCGGGTGCGGACCTGTTCGAAGAGGACACAAAAATATATCATAAAGCCCTGCGGTACCGGACGGTCCGCAGGTATGAGGAGGATTAA
- a CDS encoding major tail protein translates to MPGVRIGFKDLFYAKLIEDLASGTTTYETPKRIAKAISGTVTPTVNTETLFADDGPAETASSIGGIEVALGVDDLDLPIQSDMLGKELVNGVLIDGADDIAPYVAIGFRSLKSNGKYRFVWLLKGKFSLPEDSYETKGDTPAFQTPEITGNFVIRDSDGRWRLTGDEDVPGFTAAETWFDAVPTISTDSTPPTATVVPANNATAVAVTAAQKWTFNKTLADNTVNAANFVVQKADGSGVVAGALSLDSAKKVVTFTPAANLSAATLYLALAGVGVRDQSGNALAAPIITKFTTA, encoded by the coding sequence ATGCCAGGAGTACGTATTGGTTTTAAAGATTTGTTCTATGCAAAGTTGATCGAGGATCTCGCGTCAGGAACGACCACATATGAGACACCGAAAAGGATTGCGAAGGCCATCTCCGGTACAGTTACGCCGACAGTGAATACAGAAACGCTGTTTGCGGATGACGGACCAGCAGAAACAGCATCGTCTATTGGGGGGATTGAGGTTGCTTTGGGCGTGGATGATTTGGATCTTCCGATTCAGTCCGATATGCTTGGCAAGGAACTGGTCAACGGCGTACTAATCGACGGAGCGGATGATATTGCCCCCTATGTGGCTATCGGCTTCCGTTCTCTCAAATCAAATGGGAAATACCGTTTCGTTTGGCTGCTGAAAGGGAAGTTCTCACTTCCAGAGGATTCCTACGAAACCAAAGGAGACACCCCGGCGTTCCAGACCCCGGAAATTACAGGAAACTTTGTCATTCGCGATTCCGATGGACGCTGGAGGCTTACCGGGGATGAAGATGTTCCAGGCTTCACAGCTGCGGAAACGTGGTTTGATGCGGTTCCGACGATTAGCACGGACAGCACGCCTCCAACGGCTACGGTTGTACCGGCAAACAATGCCACGGCCGTTGCGGTTACGGCAGCTCAGAAGTGGACATTCAACAAAACACTGGCTGACAATACAGTCAATGCTGCAAACTTTGTCGTCCAAAAGGCGGACGGCAGCGGCGTGGTGGCTGGGGCGCTCTCTCTGGATTCTGCTAAGAAGGTGGTCACGTTTACCCCTGCTGCCAATCTCTCGGCGGCTACGCTGTATCTGGCGTTGGCTGGCGTGGGTGTTCGGGATCAATCCGGCAATGCGCTGGCAGCGCCGATCATTACCAAGTTTACAACGGCATAG
- the gpG gene encoding phage tail assembly chaperone G: MEIKLVIDKKEKTFTVPFVSARMLRKSVEFSKTRNTSDLSPEDLDEMADYTVDLFGAQFTRDNVYDGLSSHEFIPTVMYLMNAAVSKVNDDAGGNEDPNVRARA; the protein is encoded by the coding sequence TTGGAAATTAAGTTAGTTATAGATAAAAAGGAAAAGACATTCACGGTCCCGTTCGTCTCTGCTCGCATGCTGCGTAAATCGGTGGAATTTAGCAAGACAAGAAACACTTCAGATTTGAGTCCTGAAGATTTGGATGAAATGGCAGACTACACGGTTGATTTATTCGGTGCACAATTCACGCGGGACAACGTTTATGACGGGCTGTCCAGTCATGAATTCATCCCAACCGTAATGTACCTGATGAACGCGGCTGTATCCAAAGTGAATGATGATGCTGGCGGTAATGAGGACCCAAACGTGAGAGCGAGGGCATAG